The following are from one region of the Pantoea cypripedii genome:
- a CDS encoding hemagglutinin repeat-containing protein: MMNKRCYRIIFNRARRMLVVVSELARAQGGDTGRGPGQIAAHYLASLRPLTLALWLAGGLVSTGVQAGTIVPDHSAPGGQQPTVMQTGNGLPQINIQTPNSQGLSHNTYSQFDVNQQGAILNNSQHGAQTQLAGTVAGNPWLAQGTATVILNEVNSTNPSQLNGFIEVAGAKANVIIANPAGITCSGCGFINAGRNTLAAGRARLENGQVAGYDVDRGNITISGSGMNGTGQDYTTLIARAVNVNARLQANNLQVTLGHNQTDADGKVTQVKADDPDGRPQFALDTSALGGMYANRITLVGTEQGVGVRNAGELGATAGSFTLSANGKLTNSGTVYAQQDLALNTRGLDNSGGMSSGNDLSVSNQDDMTNRGQLIASRNLQVDSSGQLHSQAGSSLIAGGNTTINAHAIQADTGSAMGAGIDNTGYATQSGQLTLNTEGALVSHGTHLSQDAIVASGSEVDVSGSQSRAGNVSLTAREGNLNADNAVVDAQQVSLTTPHAFSSRQGTLAASHLTINAPDLIDNSGGSLTELGPDPFSLSSQQIDNTGGTIAAAGDLRLTSNQLTNTGGQLGADQGSLTIQSDNIADAQGKMLAGNNLSITGQQITLDQGVTQGAQISLQGTNLSHQGAHLLQTGQGTAQIHLSGQLNNIAGVMESAGAFSLDTGGVDNTQGRIASNNDLAIETHQGDLINGNSEATQGGIRTDGSLHIQAGDMNNAAGLIVGHQLDVTAGNLSNRGGTLESQQGLAIDAHSLDSHQGLISADNGDATLHITGDADNSGGNLQSAGNLTFTGGDLNNQAGNIQASTLGLTAGQINNQQGYLTATDALTLKGQSVENQAGLISAGNGHVGLDLTGGLSNAQGTVQSQQDMTLNAASLTNDGGKLLSAGGAVTGTFSGEVSNQSGQILAEQALQLNAAQVNNQQGVIASTQGDTQLTAAGALNNQGGDVESGQHLTLNTGALDNSAGRLLANDAMQISATGLTNDQGLIQSQHDLHLDTHAGTLNNADTLSNKGGIRSGGALTLTTGDVDNHNGLITGNQVLAQGQAWNNQKGELESQQGLALDAHSLDSRQGFISADDGDANLNITGDADNSGGNLQSAGNLTLHAQNLNNQSGRVAAQDSLSLDLQGGGLNNSQTSADGLGILAGHDLTFTGGDLNNQAGNIQASTLDLTAGQVNNQQGYLTATDALTIKGQSVENQSGLISAGNGRVGVDLTGGLSNAQGTVQSQQDMTLNAASLTNDGGKLLSTGGAVTGAFSGEVSNQSGQILADQALQLNAAQVNNQQGVIASTQGDTQLTAAGTLNNQGGDVESGQHLTLNTGALDNSAGRLLANDAMQISATSLTNDQGLIQSQHDLHIDTHAGTLSNADTLSNKGGIRSGGALTLTTGDVDNHNGLITGNQVQAQGQAWNNQKGELDSSQGLTLTGTSLSNLQGLISAAGGNLTTTFTQDIDNQQGTLQSSQGLTLNAGSLNNTGGAVLAAGGDASVTLQGQIGNQQGQVLARDNLQVTATTIDNQAGTLSALNGDANLEASSDVLNQGGVSTAAGALTLKGRSIDNTGGQLVASGGPLTVSAVDSLINQQGRMTGQGDVQLTGQSLDNSGGTLTSVEGEFNALIHGAINNQSGVMQSGHGVTVQSDALDNRKGEVLAVAGGNNLAVTGDVLNSQGKILSAQDISLQAGSLGNQNGIVSSQQGALNINGGSAINNQGGALEGDGPVQISAGQLDNTRGSLLSASDGLNVSVNQALNNQQGRIAAGKDVHLNANTLNNQQGTVTAVGGGLTVETNPAMRILARIRVLAAGSTLDNSDGTLQSSGDLLLNTQTLNNQNGIIQSTQGDNQLTLTGALNNQQGTLSAGHSLTMQAGDVENSGGAMLGDTLSLTSQQLDNSAGLIQGTHQLTIDTQGQQLDNSDTAGSTTGLRTGGDFSLKSGDLNNQKGLITANTLNAATQAVNNEQGQINSTGDSQLTSLTLDNQNGAIQSGGNLTLNTQQSDLLNQQGSLIADQSLAITAAAIHNGQGVIQGNHGLTLQGTTVDNTQGRLMSGSDLTAVLEQLTNNNGILFATGNADITALQQVQNQQGLIKAGQALHLTAPQIDNHDTRGANQGIEAQNLILSSDTLNNQSGALRAVDALQANVRQQVDNQQGLISSQNSLTLGQTDQRPTLNNSDGDIVANGDANLQVGQIANIGRITSGGNLTLDTTSALTQDGTLSAGKDFTLNTHGNALTNSSALTATGQLTLEAGSVENQQNGKINAGTTHLIASDILNQGLIDGGNVLLQSDTLHNTGTGRIYGDDLTIAAQTLTNDKTADTAGTIAAREQLNLAAGHLLNQDHGLIYSAGDMHIGGALDANGALTGQAALVENLSATLESMGNMQIDAGQTENRDIHLAVSPDLQTVSTSAAVLDIELCTGEKWVDACGRTDGVHYHFNAHESGTEQNDYTVDFVFDADGRSYALDDQGNRLKVTIDGKDDFVYFYKDPDDSDSLLFNLPGVTTAGRRFDVFQYNQTVKEQVVTQQDSALIRSGGDLTLNGGLHNKDSQVVAGQDLTINGSVNNDETTVRQEITDDGNRLTAGKRKKHDQTHYEGPETYQPPVSDLNVPLHLAQQLQNQGQSQGQAIDARQSSSAGTSAAAGLNGAVALTRPVQLPQAIEVSPSSSQTSMQLSTVAGHLSDSGVVAKTALQTRGNASGGLTQVALNQNDPLTATQRGEPGMQTSGNASGGLTQVALNPGDALTAAPSSAGSAPLGGIKSAPANVSTMQDKWVLRSVTGPVKLPDNSLYSLHPGTDSHYLVETDPQFTQGNTTVSSSDVYSQDQLQKRLGDGYYEQSLVRDQVMKTTGQRYLTGYTNDEDEYRDLLNSGKAYTERFGITPGVDLTPEQMASVTSDMVIMVNETVTLPDGSTQQVSIPKLYARVQPDTLNGDGTLLAGNNVKINTAGDLINSGTITGRNLTSLSATDLLNTGDISGNTTQLVASNDLVNRDGQISGGDALTLQAGHDVLSLTDSHQDGTESWLDRQAGINVKNDNGSLTLAAGHDIQLTASVVSNQGTESQTSLVAGHDIVLDTAMTSHATDYTRDKNNYDRSQESQETGSTINAGGDLTLQAGHDMTLRAADVTATKDATLLAGNSLTLESGEDSWDQQTSSKWKSHHGLSTTKTQVQTSTQQKSAVSTTLSGDTVTAVANNDLTLTGSNIAGTHDVLLSAGHDLTLTTADEMDHDVSITQKKKSGLSGTGGIGFSVGSTKQKLTSDDTSNVKKGSVAGSSEGNLTLVAGNEAVIHGSDVVAGQDMHIQGRDVAITAAENSHTALTKTEIKSSGLTLGLSGAVGSALNSATQQATSAAKEDNGRLAALRGTQAALTGFQASQAARLAGVSDNPADKNTFGLTLSYGSQKSTTESRTEQQTSSGSSLQAGRDMTIQATGGDLAVQGSQLKAGGDMTLAASRDISLTSGENSEQQSQTSKSHGGSLGVGFVAGSGSAGFSVSASVSQSKGKVTSSNLSHTLTTLDAGDGVTLDSGRDTTLQGAQVNGASVIADVGRNLQLTSEQGSNRYDSKQTGSSLGAGMTWGAGAAAGGSASVSATRDKMHSNYDSVQEQTGLFAGQDGFDVTVGGHTQLDGAVIGSTATADKNRLDTGTLGFSDIDNHADYQIEHQGVGFSTGGSIGSQFIGNMANGLLSGMNGSGSADSLTRAAVSVTTNASPD; this comes from the coding sequence ACGTCGGATGCTGGTTGTCGTTTCAGAACTGGCCCGCGCCCAGGGAGGCGACACCGGCCGGGGTCCGGGTCAGATTGCAGCCCATTATCTGGCAAGTCTGCGTCCTTTAACGCTGGCGTTGTGGCTCGCTGGCGGCCTGGTGAGTACCGGGGTGCAGGCGGGCACCATTGTCCCCGATCACAGCGCGCCCGGCGGGCAGCAGCCTACGGTGATGCAAACCGGTAACGGCCTGCCGCAGATCAATATTCAGACGCCAAACAGCCAGGGACTTTCCCACAACACCTACAGCCAGTTCGATGTGAATCAACAGGGCGCGATATTAAATAACAGCCAGCACGGGGCACAGACGCAACTGGCGGGTACGGTAGCGGGTAACCCGTGGCTGGCGCAGGGTACGGCAACCGTTATTCTCAACGAAGTTAACAGTACCAACCCCAGCCAGCTGAATGGGTTTATTGAAGTCGCGGGCGCGAAAGCGAATGTGATTATCGCGAACCCGGCGGGCATTACCTGTAGCGGATGCGGATTTATCAATGCCGGTCGCAATACCCTGGCGGCGGGGCGTGCACGCCTGGAAAATGGGCAGGTGGCGGGTTATGACGTTGATCGGGGCAACATCACCATCAGCGGCAGCGGGATGAATGGCACCGGCCAGGATTACACAACGCTGATTGCCCGTGCTGTCAACGTCAATGCTCGTCTACAGGCAAACAACTTACAGGTCACCCTTGGACACAACCAGACCGATGCTGATGGCAAGGTGACACAGGTTAAAGCTGACGATCCCGACGGCCGCCCGCAGTTTGCTCTCGATACCTCCGCGTTAGGTGGCATGTATGCCAACCGTATCACCCTGGTGGGAACCGAGCAGGGTGTCGGGGTGCGTAATGCCGGTGAATTGGGGGCGACCGCGGGAAGCTTTACGCTCAGTGCGAACGGAAAACTCACCAACAGCGGTACCGTCTACGCGCAGCAGGATCTTGCATTAAACACCCGTGGGCTTGATAACTCGGGCGGCATGTCATCCGGCAATGACCTCAGCGTCAGTAACCAGGATGACATGACTAACCGGGGCCAGTTAATCGCCAGCCGCAACCTGCAAGTGGATTCCAGCGGGCAGCTCCACAGCCAGGCAGGATCATCATTGATCGCCGGTGGTAATACCACGATAAACGCCCACGCTATTCAGGCCGATACCGGCAGCGCGATGGGAGCTGGCATCGACAATACCGGCTATGCCACGCAGAGCGGGCAACTGACCCTGAACACCGAAGGCGCACTGGTCAGCCACGGTACGCATCTGAGTCAGGACGCGATTGTCGCGTCAGGATCTGAGGTGGATGTTTCCGGCAGCCAGAGTCGGGCCGGTAATGTCAGCCTGACGGCGCGTGAGGGTAACCTGAACGCAGATAACGCCGTTGTTGATGCGCAGCAGGTCAGTCTGACCACTCCGCATGCCTTTTCCAGCCGCCAGGGAACCCTTGCTGCCAGCCATTTAACCATCAATGCACCTGATCTGATCGATAACAGCGGCGGCTCACTGACTGAACTGGGACCCGATCCTTTTAGCCTCAGCAGCCAGCAGATCGATAACACCGGCGGAACGATCGCTGCAGCCGGGGATCTCCGGCTCACCAGCAACCAGTTAACCAACACCGGCGGGCAGCTTGGTGCTGATCAGGGCAGCCTGACTATCCAGAGTGATAACATTGCCGATGCGCAGGGAAAAATGCTGGCCGGTAACAATCTGAGCATTACCGGCCAGCAGATCACGCTGGATCAGGGGGTGACCCAGGGCGCACAAATCAGCCTCCAGGGTACAAACCTTTCTCATCAGGGTGCGCATCTGCTGCAGACGGGTCAGGGAACTGCGCAGATTCATCTTTCCGGGCAGCTCAACAATATTGCGGGCGTGATGGAGAGTGCAGGTGCGTTTAGCCTTGATACCGGCGGTGTTGATAATACGCAGGGGCGCATCGCCAGCAACAATGATCTGGCGATAGAGACCCATCAGGGTGACCTCATCAACGGGAATAGCGAGGCGACCCAGGGCGGGATACGCACTGACGGCTCCCTGCATATTCAGGCTGGCGATATGAATAATGCCGCCGGGCTTATCGTGGGCCATCAGCTGGATGTCACCGCGGGCAACCTTTCCAACCGTGGGGGAACGCTGGAAAGCCAGCAGGGGCTGGCGATAGATGCGCACTCCCTCGACAGCCATCAGGGTCTTATCAGCGCCGATAACGGTGACGCAACCCTGCATATCACCGGGGACGCCGATAACAGCGGCGGTAACCTGCAGAGCGCGGGCAACCTGACGTTTACCGGCGGTGACCTGAATAACCAGGCGGGGAATATTCAGGCCAGCACCCTCGGCCTGACGGCCGGGCAGATCAATAACCAGCAGGGATACCTGACGGCGACGGATGCGCTGACTCTCAAAGGCCAGTCCGTAGAAAACCAGGCGGGCCTTATCAGCGCCGGGAACGGACACGTCGGCCTCGATCTCACGGGCGGGCTGTCGAACGCGCAGGGCACAGTGCAAAGCCAGCAGGACATGACGCTGAACGCCGCGTCGCTGACCAACGATGGCGGCAAACTGCTCTCGGCGGGCGGCGCGGTTACGGGTACTTTCAGCGGAGAAGTCAGCAACCAGTCCGGCCAGATTCTGGCAGAGCAGGCGCTGCAACTGAACGCGGCACAGGTGAATAATCAGCAGGGAGTGATTGCCTCAACCCAGGGCGACACGCAGCTGACGGCTGCCGGAGCCCTGAATAACCAGGGCGGTGACGTTGAAAGCGGCCAGCATCTGACCCTCAACACCGGCGCGCTGGATAACAGCGCAGGCAGGCTGCTGGCGAACGATGCCATGCAGATCTCCGCAACCGGCCTGACCAACGACCAGGGGCTGATCCAGTCTCAGCATGATCTTCATCTTGATACCCACGCCGGGACGCTGAATAACGCCGATACCCTGAGTAACAAGGGTGGTATCCGGTCTGGCGGCGCGTTAACGCTCACCACAGGCGATGTGGATAACCACAACGGCCTGATCACCGGCAATCAGGTGCTGGCGCAGGGGCAGGCGTGGAATAACCAGAAGGGTGAGCTGGAAAGCCAGCAGGGGCTGGCGCTGGATGCGCACTCCCTCGACAGCCGTCAGGGCTTTATCAGCGCCGATGACGGCGACGCAAACCTGAATATCACCGGGGACGCCGACAACAGCGGCGGTAACCTGCAAAGTGCGGGCAACCTGACGCTGCACGCACAGAATCTCAACAACCAGTCAGGCCGGGTTGCCGCCCAGGACAGCCTGAGCCTGGATTTGCAGGGCGGCGGGCTGAACAATTCACAGACGTCGGCTGACGGGCTGGGCATCCTGGCCGGTCATGACCTGACGTTTACCGGCGGAGACCTGAATAACCAGGCGGGAAATATTCAGGCCAGCACCCTCGACCTGACGGCCGGGCAGGTCAATAACCAGCAGGGATACCTGACGGCGACGGATGCGCTGACTATCAAAGGCCAGTCCGTAGAAAACCAGTCAGGCCTGATCAGCGCCGGGAACGGACGCGTCGGTGTCGATCTCACGGGCGGGCTATCGAACGCGCAGGGCACAGTGCAAAGCCAGCAGGACATGACGCTGAACGCCGCGTCGCTGACCAACGATGGCGGCAAGCTGCTCTCGACGGGCGGCGCGGTCACGGGGGCATTCAGCGGGGAGGTCAGCAACCAGTCCGGGCAGATCCTTGCAGACCAGGCGCTGCAACTGAACGCGGCGCAGGTGAATAATCAGCAGGGCGTGATTGCCTCAACCCAGGGCGACACGCAGCTGACGGCTGCCGGAACCCTGAATAACCAGGGCGGTGACGTTGAAAGCGGCCAGCATCTGACCCTCAACACCGGCGCGCTGGATAACAGTGCAGGCAGGCTGCTGGCGAACGATGCCATGCAAATCTCCGCAACCAGCCTGACCAACGACCAGGGGCTGATCCAGTCTCAGCATGATCTGCATATTGATACGCACGCCGGGACGCTGAGTAACGCCGACACCCTGAGTAACAAGGGCGGTATCCGATCCGGCGGCGCGTTAACACTGACCACGGGCGATGTGGATAACCACAATGGCCTGATCACCGGCAATCAGGTGCAGGCGCAGGGGCAGGCGTGGAATAACCAGAAGGGTGAGCTGGACAGCAGCCAGGGGTTAACATTGACGGGAACCTCACTGTCCAATCTTCAGGGGCTGATCAGCGCAGCAGGTGGCAACCTGACCACCACATTCACGCAGGACATCGATAATCAGCAGGGTACGCTGCAAAGCAGCCAGGGCCTGACCCTCAACGCGGGTTCACTGAACAATACCGGGGGAGCCGTACTCGCTGCCGGTGGTGATGCCAGCGTCACCCTCCAGGGACAGATCGGCAACCAGCAGGGCCAGGTACTTGCCAGAGACAACCTTCAGGTCACCGCCACCACCATCGATAATCAGGCCGGCACGCTATCGGCACTTAACGGAGACGCGAACCTTGAGGCATCCTCAGATGTACTCAACCAGGGCGGAGTCAGCACGGCAGCTGGCGCATTAACCTTAAAGGGTCGCAGCATTGATAACACCGGGGGGCAGCTGGTTGCCTCGGGTGGCCCATTAACCGTTTCTGCGGTGGATTCCCTCATCAACCAGCAGGGCCGGATGACCGGTCAGGGTGATGTTCAGCTTACCGGGCAGTCCCTGGATAACAGCGGGGGAACGCTGACCAGCGTGGAGGGTGAATTTAACGCGCTGATTCATGGCGCGATCAACAATCAGTCCGGGGTGATGCAGAGTGGTCATGGCGTAACCGTACAAAGCGATGCGCTGGATAACCGCAAGGGTGAGGTGCTGGCGGTGGCAGGGGGCAATAATCTGGCGGTGACCGGGGATGTGCTCAACAGCCAGGGTAAAATCCTCAGCGCGCAGGATATCAGCTTACAGGCCGGAAGCCTGGGTAATCAGAACGGGATCGTCAGCAGCCAGCAGGGAGCGCTGAACATTAACGGCGGTAGCGCGATCAATAACCAGGGCGGTGCGCTGGAAGGCGACGGTCCTGTACAAATCAGCGCCGGTCAGCTTGATAACACCCGTGGCTCTTTGCTCTCAGCCAGTGACGGGCTGAATGTCTCCGTTAATCAGGCCCTGAATAATCAACAGGGACGGATTGCCGCAGGCAAAGACGTTCACCTGAATGCGAACACACTCAACAACCAGCAGGGTACGGTGACAGCGGTCGGCGGCGGGCTGACGGTGGAGACCAACCCGGCGATGAGGATCCTTGCACGAATCAGGGTGCTGGCAGCGGGCAGCACCCTGGACAATAGCGACGGCACGCTGCAAAGCAGCGGCGATCTGCTGCTGAACACCCAGACCCTGAATAATCAGAACGGTATCATTCAGTCGACGCAGGGTGATAACCAGCTCACGCTGACGGGGGCGTTGAATAACCAGCAGGGTACGCTCAGTGCCGGGCATAGCCTGACGATGCAGGCAGGCGATGTGGAGAATAGCGGTGGCGCAATGCTTGGCGACACCCTGAGCCTGACCAGCCAGCAACTGGATAACAGCGCTGGCTTAATTCAGGGGACCCACCAGCTGACCATTGATACTCAGGGGCAGCAGCTGGACAACAGCGATACCGCAGGCAGTACCACAGGGCTGCGTACTGGCGGAGACTTCAGTCTGAAGTCCGGCGATCTGAATAACCAGAAGGGCCTGATTACGGCCAATACCCTGAACGCCGCCACTCAGGCGGTGAACAATGAACAGGGGCAAATCAACAGCACCGGAGACAGCCAGCTGACCAGCCTGACCCTGGATAACCAGAACGGGGCCATTCAGTCGGGCGGTAATCTGACGCTGAATACGCAGCAGTCTGACTTACTCAATCAGCAGGGCAGCCTGATTGCGGATCAGTCCTTAGCCATTACCGCCGCGGCTATCCATAATGGGCAGGGGGTGATTCAGGGGAACCACGGCCTGACATTACAGGGAACCACGGTTGACAATACCCAGGGGCGGCTGATGTCAGGCTCGGACCTGACAGCGGTACTGGAGCAGCTCACCAACAATAACGGGATACTCTTTGCCACAGGGAACGCAGATATTACCGCCCTGCAACAGGTGCAAAACCAGCAGGGGCTGATTAAAGCCGGCCAGGCTCTGCACCTCACGGCTCCGCAGATTGATAACCACGATACCCGTGGTGCGAATCAGGGGATCGAAGCGCAAAACCTCATCCTCTCGTCCGACACACTGAATAACCAGAGTGGTGCGCTGCGTGCTGTTGACGCCTTACAGGCCAATGTGCGTCAGCAGGTTGATAACCAGCAGGGGCTGATTTCTTCGCAGAACAGCCTGACGCTGGGGCAGACCGATCAACGCCCCACGCTGAATAACAGCGATGGCGATATTGTTGCCAACGGTGATGCAAATTTACAGGTGGGCCAGATTGCCAACATCGGACGCATCACCAGCGGCGGCAACCTGACGCTGGATACCACCTCCGCGCTCACTCAGGATGGCACACTGTCCGCCGGTAAAGACTTTACCCTGAATACCCACGGCAATGCGCTGACCAACAGCAGTGCGCTGACCGCGACAGGCCAGTTAACCCTGGAGGCAGGGAGCGTCGAAAACCAGCAGAACGGTAAAATCAATGCGGGCACAACGCACCTCATCGCGTCCGATATCCTCAACCAGGGACTGATTGACGGCGGCAACGTGCTGCTGCAAAGCGATACGCTCCACAATACCGGCACCGGGCGTATTTACGGTGATGACCTGACCATCGCGGCTCAGACCCTGACCAATGATAAAACCGCGGATACGGCAGGCACCATTGCCGCCCGCGAGCAGCTTAACCTTGCTGCCGGGCATCTGCTGAATCAGGACCATGGTTTGATCTACAGCGCGGGGGATATGCACATCGGCGGGGCGCTGGATGCGAACGGCGCGCTGACCGGCCAGGCCGCCCTGGTTGAAAACCTGAGTGCCACCCTTGAATCGATGGGCAATATGCAGATTGATGCGGGTCAGACTGAAAACCGCGATATTCATTTAGCGGTCAGCCCGGATCTGCAAACGGTCTCCACCTCCGCTGCTGTTCTGGATATTGAACTGTGCACCGGGGAAAAATGGGTAGATGCCTGCGGCAGAACTGACGGCGTACATTATCACTTCAACGCCCACGAAAGCGGCACGGAACAGAATGACTACACCGTCGATTTTGTGTTTGACGCGGATGGCCGCAGTTACGCACTCGATGATCAGGGCAATCGTCTCAAGGTGACGATCGACGGCAAGGATGATTTCGTTTATTTCTATAAAGACCCTGATGACAGCGACAGTCTTCTGTTTAACCTGCCGGGCGTCACCACGGCAGGACGCCGTTTCGACGTCTTCCAGTACAACCAGACGGTGAAAGAGCAGGTGGTTACCCAGCAGGACAGCGCGCTGATCCGCAGCGGGGGAGATCTAACGCTCAACGGTGGTTTGCACAATAAAGACAGCCAGGTGGTGGCCGGCCAGGATCTGACCATTAACGGCAGCGTCAATAATGATGAAACCACCGTCAGGCAGGAAATCACTGACGACGGCAATCGTCTTACCGCCGGTAAACGTAAAAAGCACGATCAGACGCACTATGAAGGCCCGGAAACCTATCAGCCGCCGGTGAGCGATCTCAATGTTCCTTTGCACCTGGCGCAGCAACTGCAGAATCAGGGGCAAAGCCAGGGACAGGCCATCGACGCCCGCCAGTCTTCCAGTGCAGGTACGTCAGCGGCAGCGGGCCTGAATGGTGCTGTGGCGTTAACGCGTCCGGTACAACTGCCGCAGGCCATCGAAGTCAGTCCGTCTTCTTCCCAGACCAGTATGCAGCTGAGTACCGTGGCGGGTCATCTCTCTGACAGTGGCGTGGTGGCGAAGACCGCATTGCAGACCCGCGGTAATGCATCCGGTGGGCTGACACAGGTTGCACTGAATCAGAATGACCCGTTAACCGCAACGCAGCGTGGCGAGCCGGGAATGCAGACCAGCGGTAATGCATCCGGCGGGCTGACGCAGGTTGCACTGAACCCAGGTGACGCGTTAACCGCCGCCCCATCATCAGCGGGAAGTGCGCCACTGGGGGGTATAAAGAGCGCGCCTGCGAACGTCTCCACCATGCAGGATAAGTGGGTACTGCGCAGCGTCACGGGACCGGTAAAATTACCGGACAACAGCCTGTATTCCCTGCATCCGGGCACCGACAGCCATTATCTGGTTGAAACCGATCCTCAGTTCACGCAGGGAAACACCACGGTAAGCAGCAGCGATGTCTATAGCCAGGATCAGCTCCAGAAACGCCTGGGCGATGGTTATTACGAACAAAGCCTGGTGCGGGATCAGGTGATGAAAACCACCGGTCAGCGTTATCTGACCGGCTACACCAATGACGAAGATGAATACCGCGATCTCCTGAACAGCGGCAAAGCCTATACCGAACGTTTTGGTATCACGCCCGGCGTGGATCTGACCCCGGAACAAATGGCATCCGTCACCAGCGACATGGTGATTATGGTGAATGAGACGGTCACGCTTCCTGACGGCAGCACGCAGCAGGTGAGTATTCCGAAGCTGTATGCACGGGTTCAGCCTGACACGCTGAATGGTGACGGTACGCTGCTGGCGGGGAATAACGTCAAAATCAATACGGCAGGAGACCTGATTAACAGCGGCACCATCACCGGGCGAAATCTGACGTCTCTTTCAGCAACGGATCTGCTGAATACCGGTGATATCAGCGGCAATACCACGCAGCTGGTTGCCAGCAATGATTTAGTCAATCGTGACGGGCAGATTTCCGGCGGCGATGCGCTCACGTTGCAGGCCGGGCATGATGTTCTGAGCCTGACAGACAGCCATCAGGATGGCACGGAGAGCTGGCTCGACAGGCAGGCAGGGATCAATGTTAAGAATGATAACGGATCGCTGACGCTGGCAGCAGGCCATGACATTCAGCTTACCGCAAGCGTGGTCAGTAACCAGGGGACAGAAAGCCAGACCAGCCTGGTGGCGGGCCATGACATTGTCCTGGATACCGCTATGACCAGTCATGCCACTGACTATACCCGCGATAAGAACAATTACGATCGCAGCCAGGAGAGCCAGGAAACCGGCTCCACCATCAATGCCGGGGGCGATCTTACCCTGCAGGCCGGACATGACATGACGCTGCGCGCCGCCGATGTGACGGCAACGAAAGATGCCACCCTGCTGGCGGGAAATTCCCTGACGCTGGAAAGCGGCGAGGACAGCTGGGATCAGCAGACCAGCAGCAAGTGGAAATCACATCACGGCCTGTCCACCACCAAAACGCAGGTACAGACCAGTACCCAGCAGAAATCGGCCGTCAGCACCACGCTGAGCGGTGATACGGTGACGGCTGTTGCGAACAATGACCTGACCCTGACGGGCAGCAACATTGCCGGTACGCATGATGTGCTGCTCTCCGCCGGGCATGACCTGACGCTGACCACCGCCGATGAGATGGACCATGACGTCAGCATCACGCAGAAGAAGAAGTCCGGCCTGAGCGGCACCGGCGGGATAGGCTTCTCGGTGGGGAGTACGAAGCAGAAACTGACCAGCGATGACACCAGCAACGTGAAGAAAGGGAGCGTGGCAGGCAGCAGTGAGGGCAACCTGACCCTGGTGGCGGGTAACGAGGCGGTGATCCACGGCAGTGATGTGGTGGCCGGCCAGGACATGCATATCCAGGGCCGGGATGTGGCGATCACCGCCGCCGAAAACAGCCATACCGCACTGACTAAAACCGAGATAAAGAGCAGCGGCCTGACGCTGGGGCTGTCCGGGGCCGTGGGCAGTGCGCTGAACTCCGCCACCCAGCAGGCGACGTCGGCAGCGAAAGAAGATAACGGCCGTCTGGCCGCGCTGCGCGGCACCCAGGCGGCGCTGACCGGCTTCCAGGCCTCGCAGGCGGCGCGGCTGGCGGGCGTATCGGATAATCCGGCGGACAAAAACACCTTCGGGCTGACGCTGAGCTATGGCAGCCAGAAATCCACCACCGAGAGCCGGACTGAGCAGCAGACCTCATCCGGCAGCTCGCTTCAGGCCGGACGGGATATGACAATCCAGGCGACCGGGGGTGACCTGGCTGTGCAGGGCAGCCAGCTGAAAGCGGGCGGGGATATGACGCTGGCGGCGAGCCGGGATATCAGCCTGACCTCCGGTGAGAACAGTGAACAGCAGAGTCAGACCAGCAAAAGCCACGGCGGCAGCCTGGGTGTGGGCTTTGTCGCCGGGTCAGGCAGCGCCGGGTTTTCCGTCTCGGCCAGCGTCAGCCAGAGCAAAGGCAAGGTGACCAGCAGCAACCTGTCACACACGCTGACGACGCTGGATGCCGGTGACGGTGTGACGCTCGACAGCGGCCGGGACACGACGCTGCAGGGGGCGCAGGTCAACGGGGCCTCTGTCATTGCCGACGTGGGCCGTAACCTGCAGCTGACCAGTGAACAGGGCAGCAACCGCTACGATTCGAAGCAGACCGGCAGCAGCCTGGGTGCCGGAATGACCTGGGGTGCAGGCGCGGCAGCGGGCGGTTCGGCCAGCGTCAGCGCAACCCGGGATAAGATGCACAGCAATTACGACTCGGTGCAGGAGCAGACGGGCCTGTTTGCCGGGCAGGATGGTTTTGACGTGACGGTGGGCGGGCATACCCAGCTGGACGGTGCGGTTATCGGATCAACGGCCACGGCGGATAAAAACCGGCTGGACACCGGCACGCTGGGTTTCAGCGACATCGATAATCATGCAGACTACCAGATTGAACACCAGGGCGTGGGGTTCAGCACGGGCGGCAGCATTGGCAGCCAGTTTATCGGCAATATGGCGAACGGCCTGCTGTCCGGGATGAATGGCAGCGGCAGCGCGGACTCGCTGACGCGTGCGGCGGTGAGCGTGACAACAAACGCATCGCCCGATTAA